CCCACGCAGGGCCGTAAGGTTGCATAATGGTGGAAGGGCTTGTCTGTGAAACAGGCTGCTGCGCAGTTTTACAAGCCATCATGCCGGCAAATAATGCAGATGTGAGTAAAATGTTTTTGTATTGCATGGGAGTAATGTGAAGATGTTTTAACTTAGATATGTTAACCACAAACATAAGCAATATGCAGGAGGAATTACGCCACCAGATTGCACTTACACAAATTCCACAGATAGGAGATATTGTCGCCAAGAAGCTATTGGCACACTTCGGTACAGCGGGCAATGTACTACATGCATCACGAAGAGAATTAGCGCATACACCTGATATCGGTAGTGTCAGAGCGGATGCGATTTTTCAGTTCCGTGATTACCGGCGGGCAGACAAAGAGATTGAATTCATGCAACAAAATGACATCCGGCCGGTGTTCTACACCAGCGATGATTATCCACAACGGCTGCGTCATTGTGCGGATAGCCCGGTGATGTTGTATTATAAAGGCAATGCCAATCTGAATGCCGGAAAGATCGTCAGTATTGTCGGCACGCGCGCACCTGGTGAATATGGTAAGATGATCTGCGCACAACTGGTAGAAGAACTGGCTGCACATCATGTCACTATTGTAAGCGGAATGGCGTATGGCATAGACATCATTGCACATAAACGGTCTATCCAGCATGGCATTCCGACGATCGGCGTACTGGCGCACGGGCTGGACCGCATTTATCCACCGCAGCATAAGAGTATCGGAACAATGATGACGGATAATGGCGGACTGCTCACAGAGTTCCTGAGTTATACACAGCCGGACAAACAGCATTTCCCGATGCGTAACAGGATCGTAGCCGGTATTGCGGATGCTACAATCGTCATTGAGAGCGGTATCCAGGGAGGTTCTATGATCACTGCGGATATTGCCAACAGCTATAACAGGGATGTCTTTGCTATTCCCGGCCGGATCGGTGATCCGCATGCTGCCGGTTGTAATGAACTGATACGCTCGAACCGGGCGATGTTGCTGTCAGGTGCCGGGGACCTGCTGCAGGCAATGGGATGGGATACGGATATGCAAAAAAGCCCTCCCCGCCACAACCCGCAAACAGAATTGTTCGTTACACTGGATGAAGCCGAGCAACATATTGTTACCTTATTCAATAATGGTGAACAGAAACATATTGACCAGTTACGGCAGGAAAGCCATCTGCCTGGCAGTCAGGTCAGTGCACTGGTATTAAAACTGGAGATGCTGCATGTATTGAGAAGCCTTCCTGGTCAAAAATATCAGCTGGTATCCTAGATACCTCTATTTCAGGGAGTACGCACGCATAGTTATTCCTGTACAGGGAGATGACCAGGATGCTTTATGGGAATAACCTGCATATCGCATTATAGCCTTATTATACCTGCATTCCCCCCTTACTGCTCCCTTCCTGAAGGGAAATAAAGGCGTAATGTGGGTGTGGTAAGGGTGAATGGGAAGTATATCTCCTCAATAAGGGAACTGTCAGGAGTTGCAGTATGGTTAGTAACACATGAAATACACGCGGTTTCCTCCCGGGAAATTGCCGCATCTGATAAATAACCTACCGTTAACATCCTTCGTTCCCCGCTATCAGCGGGCCTATGCTGATCTTTCTTCACACCGTTAACAAGTTTCCCTTCCTGCTCCTCCGCAGCAACATTTTTCTATTTACTGAAATAGGCGTACATTTGCGTGCAATTATTTAATAACTGACAAATAGTTGCAACATGCCTGCCGGAAAATCGAAACCGAAATTTGTAGAGGACGGACTTACCTTTGATGACGTACTCCTGGTTCCAGCCTACTCTGAGGTACTTCCTCGAGACGTAAACATCT
The DNA window shown above is from Chitinophaga agri and carries:
- the dprA gene encoding DNA-processing protein DprA; the encoded protein is MQEELRHQIALTQIPQIGDIVAKKLLAHFGTAGNVLHASRRELAHTPDIGSVRADAIFQFRDYRRADKEIEFMQQNDIRPVFYTSDDYPQRLRHCADSPVMLYYKGNANLNAGKIVSIVGTRAPGEYGKMICAQLVEELAAHHVTIVSGMAYGIDIIAHKRSIQHGIPTIGVLAHGLDRIYPPQHKSIGTMMTDNGGLLTEFLSYTQPDKQHFPMRNRIVAGIADATIVIESGIQGGSMITADIANSYNRDVFAIPGRIGDPHAAGCNELIRSNRAMLLSGAGDLLQAMGWDTDMQKSPPRHNPQTELFVTLDEAEQHIVTLFNNGEQKHIDQLRQESHLPGSQVSALVLKLEMLHVLRSLPGQKYQLVS